One Bradyrhizobium manausense DNA segment encodes these proteins:
- a CDS encoding nucleoside hydrolase — MTLSDAARLKLLEPPFGKVRVVLDTDTYNEIDDQFALVQMLLSPERLDVEAIYAAPFFNARADNPGHGMELSYQEILRLLQRLSVAPDGLVHRGVTDYVGPGKTARSAPAVDDLVARARAGSPDNPLYVIAIGAISNVASALLTAPDVVDRIVVVWLGGHALEWPDTVEFNLKQDVGGAQVLLDSGVPLVLVPCRGVTSRLHSTVPEIERYVEPHGSIGAFLAMRFKEYSADHMGWAKEIWDMAPVGWLLNHTWAPSVIIPAPVLTDQMTWSVDRRRHPIRYVTYVDRNPILKDFFVKLRDFAASKVP, encoded by the coding sequence ATGACACTCTCGGATGCAGCCCGCCTCAAACTGCTGGAGCCACCGTTCGGCAAGGTCCGTGTCGTGCTCGACACCGACACCTATAACGAGATCGACGACCAGTTCGCGCTGGTGCAGATGCTGCTGTCGCCTGAGCGCCTGGACGTCGAGGCGATCTACGCCGCGCCGTTCTTCAATGCGCGCGCGGACAATCCCGGTCACGGCATGGAGCTGAGCTATCAGGAAATCCTGCGCCTGCTGCAGCGCCTGAGCGTCGCGCCTGACGGCCTGGTTCACCGAGGCGTCACCGATTATGTCGGCCCCGGCAAGACGGCGCGGTCAGCACCCGCCGTCGACGATCTCGTGGCCCGGGCGCGCGCGGGCTCGCCTGACAATCCGCTCTATGTCATCGCCATCGGCGCCATCAGCAACGTCGCCTCGGCGCTGCTTACGGCCCCAGATGTCGTCGATCGCATCGTGGTGGTCTGGCTCGGCGGCCATGCGCTGGAATGGCCTGATACCGTCGAGTTCAATCTCAAGCAGGACGTCGGCGGCGCGCAGGTGCTGCTCGACAGTGGCGTGCCACTCGTGCTGGTGCCGTGCAGGGGCGTCACCTCCCGCCTGCACTCGACCGTGCCGGAGATCGAGCGCTATGTCGAACCGCACGGCAGCATCGGCGCGTTCCTCGCCATGCGCTTCAAGGAATATTCGGCGGACCATATGGGTTGGGCCAAGGAGATCTGGGACATGGCGCCGGTCGGCTGGCTGCTCAATCATACCTGGGCACCGAGCGTGATTATTCCCGCCCCTGTCCTCACCGACCAGATGACCTGGAGCGTCGATCGCCGCCGCCATCCGATCCGCTACGTGACCTACGTCGATCGCAATCCGATCCTGAAGGATTTTTTCGTGAAGCTGCGGGATTTCGCGGCATCGAAAGTGCCGTAG
- a CDS encoding outer membrane protein, whose translation MKKILFGTIGIVALGLSAPASAADLAARPYTKAPAPMIATIYDWSGFYIGINGGGGSSHKCWDNLVLGGGVFLGAEGCHNATGGTIGGQVGYRWQSGNWVFGLEGQGNWADFSGDNVSNFILTQRNRSRIDAFGLFTGQIGYAWNNVLFYVKGGGAVVADKFDIYTAPGFVGAGTLLASSSDTRWGGTVGAGLEFGFAPNWTVGFEYDHIFLGDRTLTLNAPVGGGAFQTDRISQNVDMGLVRINYRWGGPVIAKY comes from the coding sequence ATGAAGAAAATTCTATTTGGTACAATTGGTATTGTTGCGCTCGGCTTGTCTGCACCGGCGAGTGCCGCGGATCTTGCGGCCCGTCCCTACACCAAGGCGCCGGCCCCGATGATCGCCACCATCTACGATTGGAGCGGCTTCTACATCGGCATCAACGGCGGCGGCGGTTCGAGCCACAAATGCTGGGACAACCTCGTTCTCGGCGGCGGTGTATTCCTCGGAGCCGAAGGCTGCCACAACGCCACCGGCGGCACGATCGGTGGCCAGGTCGGCTATCGCTGGCAATCGGGCAACTGGGTGTTCGGCCTCGAAGGTCAGGGCAACTGGGCCGACTTCTCCGGCGACAATGTCAGCAATTTCATCCTGACCCAGCGTAACCGATCGAGGATTGACGCATTCGGCCTGTTCACGGGCCAGATCGGCTATGCTTGGAACAACGTGCTGTTCTACGTGAAGGGCGGCGGCGCCGTGGTCGCGGACAAGTTCGACATCTACACCGCGCCCGGCTTCGTCGGCGCGGGCACCCTGCTCGCCTCCAGCAGCGACACCCGCTGGGGTGGCACGGTGGGCGCCGGGCTCGAGTTCGGCTTCGCGCCGAACTGGACCGTGGGCTTCGAATACGACCACATCTTCCTCGGCGATCGGACGCTCACGCTCAACGCACCTGTCGGCGGCGGCGCATTCCAGACCGACCGCATCAGCCAGAACGTCGACATGGGTCTCGTCCGCATCAACTATCGCTGGGGCGGCCCGGTCATCGCGAAGTACTGA
- the gyrA gene encoding DNA gyrase subunit A: MADDDNKPGDQPAQPSDIRPVSIFEEMKKSYLDYAMSVIVARALPDARDGLKPVHRRILYSMNEQGHTPDKKYVKSARVVGDVIGKYHPHGDQSIYDAMVRMAQDFSMRVPLIDGQGNFGSVDGDPPAAYRYTEARLTKAALALLADIDKDTVDFQPNYDNNETEPSVLPAKFPNLLVNGAGGIAVGMATNIPPHNLGEVIDACVALIDNPALTIDELINIVPGPDFPTGGVILGRQGIRSAYHLGRGSIVMRGKVEFETIRKDREAIIVTEIPYQVNKATMVERIAELVKEKKIEGIGDLRDESDRDGYRVVIELKRDAVPDVVLNQLYRFTPLQTSFGVNMVALDSGRPRIMHLKDLLAIFVDFRERVVTRRTKYLLAKARDRAHILVGLAIAVANIDEMIRVIRTSPDPTTARDTLMSRDWPARDVEDMLTLIDDPRHRISENGTIRLSMEQARAILDLRLQRLTALGRDEIREELDKLAGEIADYLDILRSRERVLTIIKTELAEVKAEFATPRKTLIMEQEGEVEDEDLIQREDMVVTVSHAGYVKRVPLSAYRAQRRGGKGRAGMQTRDEDFVSRLFVASTHTPVLFFSSRGQVYKEKVWRLPMAAPNARGKALINILPLEQGERITTIMPLPEDETTWGNLDVMFATTGGNVRRNKLSDFVDVRRSGIIAMKLDEGEAIVDVQICTERDDVLLTGAGGQCIRFPVPDVRVFTGRTSMGVRGIALGEGDKVISLAILRHVDTTSDERSAYLKMRRAVAGEAATDEAPADAEVEETSGSFQLPQERYAEMSAAEQVVLTVSVNGFGKRTSSYEYRTTGRGGKGIVAMSVNNRNGNLVASFPVEDADQIMLVTDKGQLIRCPVEGIRIAGRSTQGVIVFDTAEDEHVVSVEHITEEAESGNGANAETNEE, translated from the coding sequence TTGGCTGACGACGACAACAAGCCCGGCGACCAGCCGGCGCAACCCTCGGACATTCGCCCCGTCTCCATCTTCGAGGAGATGAAGAAGTCGTATCTCGACTACGCCATGAGCGTGATCGTGGCGCGCGCATTGCCCGATGCCCGCGACGGCCTGAAGCCGGTGCATCGCCGCATCCTGTACTCGATGAACGAGCAGGGGCACACGCCCGACAAGAAGTACGTCAAATCCGCCCGCGTGGTCGGTGACGTCATCGGTAAGTATCACCCGCACGGCGACCAGTCGATTTACGACGCCATGGTCCGCATGGCGCAGGACTTTTCGATGCGCGTGCCGCTGATCGACGGCCAGGGCAATTTCGGTTCCGTCGACGGCGATCCCCCGGCCGCCTATCGTTACACCGAAGCGCGCCTGACGAAGGCGGCGCTCGCGCTGCTGGCTGATATCGACAAGGACACCGTCGACTTCCAGCCGAACTACGACAACAACGAGACTGAGCCGTCGGTTCTTCCGGCGAAGTTCCCGAACCTTCTCGTCAACGGCGCCGGCGGTATCGCGGTCGGCATGGCGACCAACATCCCGCCGCACAATCTCGGCGAGGTCATCGATGCCTGTGTCGCGCTGATCGACAACCCCGCGCTGACCATCGATGAGCTCATCAACATCGTGCCGGGACCAGATTTTCCGACCGGCGGCGTCATTCTCGGGCGCCAGGGCATCCGCTCCGCCTATCACCTCGGCCGCGGCTCGATCGTCATGCGCGGCAAGGTCGAGTTCGAGACCATCCGCAAGGATCGCGAGGCGATCATCGTCACGGAGATTCCTTACCAGGTGAACAAGGCGACGATGGTCGAGCGCATCGCCGAGCTGGTCAAGGAAAAGAAGATCGAGGGCATCGGCGACCTGCGCGATGAATCCGATCGCGACGGCTACCGCGTCGTCATCGAACTAAAACGCGACGCCGTGCCGGATGTGGTGCTGAACCAGCTCTACAGGTTCACGCCGCTGCAGACGAGCTTCGGCGTCAACATGGTGGCGCTCGACAGCGGCCGTCCGCGGATCATGCATCTGAAGGACCTGCTGGCGATCTTTGTCGACTTCCGTGAGCGGGTCGTCACGCGGCGCACCAAGTACCTGCTCGCCAAGGCGCGCGATCGAGCCCACATCCTGGTCGGTCTGGCGATCGCGGTCGCCAATATCGACGAGATGATCCGCGTCATCCGGACCTCGCCCGACCCGACCACCGCGCGTGACACCCTGATGTCGCGCGACTGGCCGGCCCGGGATGTCGAGGACATGCTGACGCTGATCGACGACCCGCGCCATCGCATCAGCGAGAACGGCACGATCCGGCTGTCGATGGAACAGGCGAGGGCCATCCTCGACCTGCGCCTGCAGCGCCTTACTGCACTGGGCCGCGACGAAATTCGCGAGGAGCTCGACAAGCTCGCCGGCGAGATCGCCGACTATCTCGACATCCTGCGCTCGCGCGAGCGCGTGCTGACCATCATCAAGACCGAGCTTGCGGAGGTGAAGGCCGAGTTCGCCACGCCGCGCAAGACGTTGATCATGGAGCAGGAGGGCGAAGTCGAGGACGAGGACCTGATCCAGCGCGAGGACATGGTCGTCACCGTTTCGCACGCCGGCTACGTCAAGCGCGTGCCGCTGTCGGCCTATCGTGCCCAGCGCCGCGGCGGCAAGGGCCGCGCCGGCATGCAGACCCGCGACGAGGATTTTGTTAGCCGCCTGTTCGTGGCCTCCACGCACACGCCGGTGCTGTTCTTCTCGTCCCGCGGCCAGGTCTACAAGGAGAAGGTCTGGCGGCTGCCGATGGCCGCGCCGAACGCACGCGGCAAGGCGCTGATCAATATCCTGCCGTTGGAGCAGGGCGAGCGCATCACCACCATCATGCCGCTGCCCGAGGACGAAACGACCTGGGGCAACCTTGACGTCATGTTCGCCACGACAGGCGGCAATGTCCGGCGCAACAAGCTGTCCGACTTCGTCGACGTTCGTCGCTCCGGCATCATCGCGATGAAGCTCGACGAGGGTGAAGCGATCGTCGACGTCCAGATCTGCACCGAGCGTGACGACGTGCTGCTCACCGGCGCCGGCGGCCAGTGCATCCGTTTCCCGGTCCCCGATGTCCGCGTGTTCACCGGGCGCACTTCGATGGGTGTGCGCGGCATTGCGCTTGGCGAGGGCGACAAGGTGATTTCGCTGGCGATCCTGCGTCATGTCGACACCACGTCGGATGAGCGTTCGGCCTACCTGAAGATGCGCCGTGCGGTCGCTGGCGAAGCTGCGACCGATGAGGCGCCGGCCGACGCCGAGGTCGAGGAGACCTCCGGCAGCTTCCAACTCCCGCAGGAGCGCTACGCCGAGATGTCGGCGGCCGAGCAGGTCGTGCTCACCGTCTCCGTCAACGGCTTCGGCAAGCGGACCTCCTCCTACGAGTACCGCACCACGGGCCGCGGCGGCAAAGGCATCGTTGCCATGAGCGTCAACAACCGCAACGGAAATCTGGTCGCGTCCTTCCCCGTGGAGGATGCCGACCAGATCATGCTGGTCACCGACAAGGGCCAGCTGATCCGCTGCCCGGTCGAAGGCATCCGCATCGCAGGCCGCTCGACGCAAGGTGTCATCGTGTTCGACACCGCCGAGGACGAGCACGTCGTCTCGGTCGAGCACATCACCGAAGAGGCCGAAAGCGGTAACGGCGCGAATGCGGAGACGAACGAAGAGTAA
- a CDS encoding PCC domain-containing protein: protein MRSIKQPGAPVTERIQSVEARGRALAFTLQAGLPLLEAASRGLAAEGFASGVLNFGRGAFAPFGYVMPALSKTGENAAFYSDTYRPAGVTRTKLGSMTLGSRHGAPFFHCHGLWTEADGKASGGHMLPDETIVAEPFEVQAFGIDGAMFAAEPDPETNFKLFGPVPATSSGAHTTSRAFALRLRPNQDFAGCLEAFCKAHGIARAKIHGGVGSTIGARFADGGVTEPFATELAMSAGTIAPDASGALEAALDVALIDYTGGIAGGRLIRGDNPVLMTMELVLEVLD from the coding sequence ATGCGGAGCATCAAGCAGCCGGGCGCGCCGGTCACCGAGCGCATCCAATCGGTGGAGGCGAGGGGGCGCGCCTTGGCGTTCACGCTTCAGGCAGGTCTGCCGCTGCTCGAAGCCGCCAGCCGCGGCCTTGCGGCGGAAGGGTTTGCGAGCGGCGTCCTGAACTTCGGTCGCGGCGCCTTCGCGCCGTTCGGCTATGTGATGCCGGCGCTATCAAAGACCGGCGAGAACGCGGCGTTCTACAGCGACACCTATCGGCCCGCCGGTGTGACGCGCACGAAGCTCGGCAGCATGACGCTGGGATCGCGCCATGGTGCGCCGTTCTTTCATTGCCACGGGCTGTGGACCGAGGCGGACGGCAAGGCGAGCGGCGGTCACATGCTGCCGGACGAGACCATTGTTGCCGAGCCGTTCGAGGTCCAGGCCTTCGGTATCGATGGCGCGATGTTCGCCGCCGAGCCTGACCCCGAGACCAATTTCAAACTGTTCGGACCTGTCCCCGCCACCAGCAGCGGCGCGCATACGACTAGCCGCGCCTTCGCGCTGCGTCTGCGCCCCAACCAGGATTTCGCCGGCTGTCTCGAAGCCTTCTGCAAGGCGCATGGCATTGCGCGCGCAAAGATCCATGGCGGCGTCGGCTCGACCATTGGCGCACGCTTCGCCGATGGCGGCGTGACGGAGCCCTTCGCCACCGAGCTCGCGATGTCAGCCGGGACGATCGCGCCTGATGCATCCGGCGCGCTGGAAGCCGCGCTCGACGTCGCCCTGATCGACTACACCGGCGGCATCGCCGGGGGCCGCCTGATCCGCGGTGACAACCCCGTGCTGATGACAATGGAGTTGGTGCTGGAGGTCTTGGACTAG
- the uvrA gene encoding excinuclease ABC subunit UvrA, whose product MDEVIKAKRQQQTAGSSRHAITIRGAREHNLKNIDVEIPRDKLVVFTGLSGSGKSSLAFDTIYAEGQRRYVESLSAYARQFLEMMQKPDVDQIDGLSPAISIEQKTTSKNPRSTVGTVTEIYDYMRLLWARVGVPYSPATGLPIESQTVSQMVDRVLALPEGTRLYLLAPVVRGRKGEYRKELAEWLKKGFQRVKIDGTFYELAEAPVLDKKFPHDIDVVVDRIVVRADIGQRLAESFETALKLAEGLAVIEYADAPAAAAPAEEKEKKKTAKIHDKSGPERILFSEKFACPVSGFTIPEIEPRLFSFNNPYGACPACGGLGVEQHVDEDLVIPDRELAIGKGAIAPWAKSSSPYYVQTLTALGKHYKFTLTTKWKDLPKKTQNAILHGSGEDEIKFSYEDGVRSYDTKKPFEGVITNINRRYRETESEWAREELAKYFHDVPCGACNGFRLKPEALCVKVGGKHIGEISEMSVKGAGAWFETVPEALNTQQNEIAGRILKEIRERLTFLLDVGLNYLTLSRSSGTLSGGESQRIRLASQIGSGLTGVLYVLDEPSIGLHQRDNARLLDTLKRLRDLGNTVIVVEHDEDAILLADHVLDIGPGAGMHGGNIIAEGTPAEIMRNPKSLTGKYLTGELEVEVPERRPPNHRRTIKVVNARGNNLKNVTAEIPLGLFTAVTGVSGGGKSTLLIDTLYKAIARKLNNASEGAAPHDRIEGLEHIDKIIDIDQSPIGRTPRSNPATYTGAFTPIREWFAGLPEAKARGYEPGRFSFNVKGGRCEACQGDGVIKIEMHFLPDVYVTCDVCKGKRYNRETLEVLFKGKSIADVLDMTVEEAAEFFKAVPRVRETFQTLHRVGLDYIHVGQQATTLSGGEAQRVKLAKELSKRATGRTLYILDEPTTGLHFHDVKKLLEVLHELVAQGNTVVVIEHNLEVIKTADWVIDLGPEGGDGGGEIVAWGPPEDIVKAQRSYTGKFLEPVLKKARKPKRRSTSEAAE is encoded by the coding sequence ATGGATGAAGTGATCAAGGCGAAGCGCCAACAGCAGACCGCAGGCTCGAGCCGGCACGCAATCACGATCCGTGGCGCGCGCGAGCACAACCTCAAGAACATCGACGTCGAGATTCCCCGCGACAAGCTCGTTGTGTTCACCGGCCTGTCGGGCTCGGGCAAATCGTCACTCGCTTTCGACACCATCTATGCGGAGGGCCAGCGTCGTTACGTCGAGTCCCTGTCGGCCTATGCGCGCCAATTCCTCGAGATGATGCAGAAGCCCGATGTCGACCAGATCGACGGCCTGTCGCCGGCGATCTCGATCGAGCAGAAGACGACGTCGAAGAATCCGCGCTCGACCGTCGGCACCGTCACCGAGATCTACGACTACATGCGCCTCTTATGGGCGCGCGTCGGCGTGCCCTATTCACCCGCCACGGGACTTCCGATCGAGAGCCAGACTGTCTCGCAGATGGTCGACCGCGTGCTGGCGCTGCCTGAAGGCACCCGCCTCTATCTGCTCGCGCCGGTCGTCCGCGGCCGCAAGGGCGAGTACCGCAAGGAGCTCGCCGAATGGCTCAAGAAGGGGTTTCAGCGCGTCAAGATCGACGGCACCTTCTACGAGCTCGCGGAAGCCCCTGTTCTCGACAAGAAATTCCCGCATGACATCGACGTCGTGGTCGACCGCATCGTGGTGCGCGCCGATATCGGCCAGCGCCTCGCTGAAAGCTTTGAGACCGCGCTGAAGCTCGCCGAAGGCCTCGCCGTGATCGAGTATGCCGATGCACCGGCCGCGGCTGCGCCCGCCGAAGAGAAAGAGAAAAAGAAGACCGCAAAGATCCACGACAAGAGCGGGCCCGAGCGCATCCTGTTCTCGGAAAAGTTCGCTTGCCCCGTCTCCGGCTTCACCATCCCCGAGATCGAGCCGCGCCTGTTCTCGTTCAACAATCCCTATGGAGCGTGCCCAGCCTGCGGCGGCCTCGGCGTCGAGCAGCATGTCGACGAGGACCTCGTCATCCCCGACAGGGAGCTCGCCATCGGCAAGGGCGCGATTGCGCCCTGGGCCAAGTCGTCGTCGCCTTACTACGTGCAGACGCTGACTGCGCTCGGCAAGCACTACAAGTTCACGCTGACCACCAAGTGGAAGGACCTGCCGAAGAAGACGCAGAACGCGATCCTCCACGGCTCCGGCGAGGACGAGATCAAGTTCTCCTACGAGGACGGCGTCCGCTCCTACGACACCAAGAAGCCGTTCGAGGGCGTGATCACCAACATCAACCGCCGCTACCGGGAAACCGAGAGCGAGTGGGCGCGTGAAGAACTCGCGAAGTATTTCCACGACGTGCCCTGCGGCGCCTGCAACGGTTTCCGGCTGAAGCCCGAAGCGCTCTGCGTCAAGGTGGGCGGCAAGCACATCGGCGAGATTTCGGAGATGTCTGTCAAGGGCGCCGGCGCGTGGTTCGAGACCGTGCCGGAGGCGCTCAACACGCAGCAGAACGAGATTGCCGGTCGCATCCTCAAGGAAATCCGCGAGCGCCTCACCTTCCTGCTCGACGTCGGCCTCAACTATCTCACCCTCTCCCGCTCCTCCGGCACGCTGTCCGGCGGCGAGAGCCAACGCATCCGCCTGGCCTCGCAGATCGGCTCGGGCCTGACGGGCGTGCTCTATGTGCTGGACGAGCCGTCGATCGGCCTGCATCAGCGCGACAATGCGCGCCTGCTCGACACGCTGAAGCGGCTGCGCGACCTTGGCAACACCGTGATCGTGGTCGAGCATGATGAGGACGCGATCCTGCTCGCCGACCACGTGCTCGACATCGGCCCGGGCGCCGGCATGCACGGCGGCAACATCATTGCCGAAGGCACGCCCGCCGAGATCATGCGCAACCCGAAATCGCTCACCGGAAAATATCTGACCGGCGAGCTCGAGGTCGAGGTGCCGGAGCGCCGTCCGCCGAACCATCGCCGTACCATCAAGGTGGTGAACGCGCGCGGCAATAACCTCAAGAACGTCACGGCCGAGATTCCACTCGGCCTGTTCACGGCGGTCACCGGCGTCTCCGGCGGCGGCAAGTCGACGCTGCTGATCGACACGCTCTACAAGGCGATTGCCCGCAAGCTGAACAATGCGAGCGAAGGCGCCGCCCCGCACGACCGCATCGAGGGTCTCGAGCATATCGACAAGATCATCGACATCGACCAGTCGCCGATCGGGCGCACGCCACGTTCAAACCCCGCGACCTACACCGGCGCCTTCACGCCGATCCGCGAATGGTTCGCCGGCTTGCCCGAAGCCAAGGCACGCGGCTACGAGCCCGGCCGCTTCTCCTTCAACGTCAAGGGCGGCCGCTGCGAGGCCTGCCAGGGCGACGGCGTCATCAAGATCGAGATGCACTTCCTGCCCGACGTCTACGTCACCTGCGACGTCTGCAAGGGCAAGCGCTACAATCGCGAGACGCTCGAAGTCCTGTTCAAGGGCAAGTCTATCGCCGACGTGCTCGACATGACCGTCGAGGAAGCCGCCGAGTTCTTCAAGGCGGTGCCGCGCGTGCGCGAAACCTTCCAGACGCTCCATCGCGTCGGCCTCGACTACATCCATGTCGGCCAGCAGGCCACGACCCTGTCGGGCGGCGAAGCCCAGCGCGTCAAGCTCGCCAAGGAACTCTCGAAGCGCGCCACCGGCCGCACGCTCTACATCCTGGACGAGCCCACCACCGGCCTGCACTTCCACGACGTCAAGAAGCTGCTGGAAGTGCTGCACGAGCTGGTCGCGCAAGGAAACACGGTCGTCGTCATCGAGCACAATCTCGAAGTCATCAAGACCGCCGACTGGGTCATCGACCTCGGCCCCGAAGGCGGCGATGGCGGCGGCGAGATCGTCGCCTGGGGCCCGCCGGAAGACATCGTGAAGGCGCAGCGGAGCTACACCGGCAAATTCCTGGAGCCGGTGTTGAAGAAGGCAAGGAAGCCGAAGCGGCGGAGCACGAGCGAGGCGGCGGAGTAA
- a CDS encoding single-stranded DNA-binding protein produces the protein MAGSVNKVILVGNLGKDPEIRRTQDGRPIANLSIATSETWRDKNSGERKEKTEWHRVVIFNEGLCKVAEQYLKKGAKVYIEGALQTRKWTDQQGAEKYSTEVVLQGFNSTLTMLDGRGGGGGGGSFGDEPGGDFGSSGPVSSAPRRPVAAGGGGRSNDMDDDIPF, from the coding sequence ATGGCGGGAAGCGTCAACAAGGTCATTCTGGTTGGAAATCTCGGCAAGGATCCGGAAATCCGCCGCACCCAGGACGGGCGGCCGATCGCCAATCTGAGCATCGCGACGTCGGAGACCTGGCGCGACAAGAACAGCGGCGAGCGCAAGGAAAAGACCGAGTGGCATCGCGTCGTGATCTTCAACGAAGGGCTCTGCAAGGTCGCCGAGCAGTATCTGAAGAAGGGCGCCAAGGTTTACATCGAGGGCGCGCTTCAGACCCGCAAATGGACCGATCAGCAGGGTGCCGAGAAATACTCCACTGAAGTCGTGCTCCAGGGCTTCAACTCGACGCTGACGATGCTCGACGGCCGCGGCGGTGGCGGAGGAGGCGGCAGCTTCGGCGACGAGCCGGGCGGCGATTTCGGCTCGTCCGGTCCCGTCAGCAGCGCACCGCGCCGCCCCGTTGCCGCCGGCGGCGGTGGCCGCAGCAACGACATGGACGACGACATCCCGTTCTGA
- a CDS encoding outer membrane protein, with product MKKILLASVALIALTGAASAADLAARHYTKAPVAVASVYNWTGFYLGVVGGGAWEDANSPRMQGGFVGGTAGYNWQTGNVVFGVEADGAWADVNASAAGVVIVPGLGAIPTSVSSKTDAMGTVRGRIGWAVNNVLLYGTGGYAWIDNKITATLGAASISDSKFHSGWTVGAGVEAFFAPQWSVKGEYLYRSLGGETYFGAVPTGTVNFHTVQVGVNYHFNGPVVAKY from the coding sequence ATGAAAAAGATCTTGTTGGCTTCGGTCGCTCTGATCGCCCTCACTGGCGCCGCTTCGGCTGCCGACCTGGCGGCTCGCCACTACACCAAGGCTCCGGTCGCCGTGGCCTCGGTCTATAACTGGACCGGCTTCTACCTCGGTGTCGTCGGTGGCGGCGCTTGGGAAGATGCAAACTCCCCGCGCATGCAGGGCGGCTTCGTCGGCGGCACCGCCGGCTACAACTGGCAGACCGGCAACGTCGTGTTTGGCGTTGAGGCCGATGGCGCCTGGGCTGACGTCAACGCTTCTGCCGCTGGCGTCGTGATCGTTCCCGGCCTCGGCGCGATCCCGACCAGCGTGAGCTCAAAGACGGATGCGATGGGCACCGTGCGCGGCCGCATTGGCTGGGCTGTCAACAACGTGCTGCTGTACGGCACCGGCGGCTATGCCTGGATCGACAACAAGATCACCGCCACCCTCGGCGCTGCGTCGATCTCGGACAGCAAGTTCCACTCCGGTTGGACTGTCGGCGCGGGCGTCGAAGCCTTCTTCGCTCCGCAGTGGTCGGTCAAGGGCGAGTATCTCTATCGCAGCCTCGGCGGCGAGACCTACTTCGGCGCCGTTCCTACCGGTACGGTCAACTTCCACACCGTGCAGGTCGGCGTGAACTATCACTTCAACGGCCCGGTGGTTGCGAAGTACTGA
- a CDS encoding HAD-IA family hydrolase has translation MPYSLAIFDLDGTLVDSFPWFLRTINDVADRFGFRRVGDEDVEGLRHASTREILGQLEVPLWKLPAIARHARRLKGEAAAEISLFAGTDAMLRTLARNGVQLALVTSDSEVNARAKLGDVASLFQHFDCAAAVFGKPAKFRRVIRRAGVVPQNVISIGDEVRDIEAARAVGVACGAVSWGYAAPAALRALAPDYMFAQMDEIADTVCRTPAKA, from the coding sequence ATGCCCTACTCCCTCGCCATCTTCGACCTCGACGGCACCCTCGTCGACAGCTTCCCGTGGTTCCTGCGCACCATCAATGACGTCGCCGACCGCTTCGGCTTTCGGCGCGTCGGGGATGAGGATGTCGAGGGGCTACGGCATGCCTCGACACGCGAGATCCTTGGCCAGCTCGAGGTGCCGTTGTGGAAGCTGCCGGCGATCGCGCGCCATGCGCGGCGGCTGAAAGGGGAAGCGGCGGCAGAGATTTCGTTGTTTGCGGGCACAGATGCGATGCTGCGGACACTGGCTAGGAACGGCGTGCAGCTGGCGCTGGTGACGTCGGACAGTGAGGTCAATGCGCGGGCGAAGCTTGGCGACGTTGCGTCACTGTTCCAGCATTTCGACTGCGCAGCTGCAGTGTTCGGCAAGCCCGCGAAATTCCGCCGCGTGATCCGGCGTGCCGGCGTGGTCCCGCAAAACGTCATCTCGATCGGCGACGAGGTCCGCGACATCGAGGCGGCACGCGCGGTGGGCGTTGCCTGCGGTGCGGTGAGTTGGGGTTATGCTGCACCGGCTGCGTTGCGGGCGCTTGCGCCGGATTACATGTTCGCGCAGATGGATGAGATTGCGGATACGGTCTGCCGGACACCGGCAAAAGCATGA
- a CDS encoding AAA family ATPase → MSRTRRRQTTLRAPYLRRVWLDRAQVEDWEAYPFCLPVFRDEFDHSFDAAVTIIVGENGAGKSTILEGIAGLAGFASTGGRKGFREIDGGGIEITGDELSSALKAGWVPKVTDGWFFRAETFFSVARYLDRSAVDAATAMEGVFGASVQDAPDYLSFSHGEGFLVFFEERCQKQGIYIFDEPESALSPARQMDFLKLLHRMDRSGNCQVIMATHAPLLMAYPNAQLLRLGKYGLEPVTVEQTDHYRVMREFCADPRGFVEATLAE, encoded by the coding sequence ATGAGCCGGACACGACGCCGTCAGACCACGCTGCGTGCACCCTACCTCAGGCGCGTCTGGCTCGACCGCGCACAGGTCGAGGATTGGGAAGCCTATCCGTTCTGCCTTCCTGTGTTCCGGGACGAGTTCGACCACAGCTTCGACGCTGCCGTCACAATCATCGTCGGCGAGAACGGGGCCGGGAAGTCGACCATCCTCGAGGGCATAGCCGGCCTGGCCGGCTTTGCCAGCACCGGCGGCCGCAAGGGATTTCGAGAGATCGACGGCGGTGGAATCGAGATCACCGGCGACGAACTGTCGTCTGCGTTGAAGGCTGGGTGGGTGCCGAAGGTGACCGACGGCTGGTTCTTTCGGGCAGAGACATTCTTTTCGGTCGCGCGCTATCTCGATCGCTCGGCCGTGGATGCTGCGACGGCGATGGAAGGTGTATTTGGCGCGAGCGTTCAGGACGCGCCGGACTATCTCTCCTTTTCCCATGGCGAGGGCTTTCTGGTCTTCTTCGAGGAGCGCTGCCAGAAGCAGGGTATCTACATTTTCGATGAGCCGGAATCGGCGCTGTCACCGGCGCGGCAGATGGACTTCCTCAAGCTGCTGCATCGCATGGATCGCTCCGGCAATTGCCAGGTCATCATGGCGACCCATGCGCCGCTGCTGATGGCCTATCCCAACGCGCAACTGTTGCGGCTCGGCAAATATGGCCTCGAGCCTGTTACCGTGGAACAGACCGATCATTACCGGGTGATGCGGGAATTCTGCGCCGACCCGCGCGGTTTCGTGGAGGCAACGCTCGCGGAATAG